The following are from one region of the Paenibacillus sp. JZ16 genome:
- a CDS encoding response regulator transcription factor: protein MWKMLVVDDDKFERDGVKFLVDKYGLQLELIEADSGEEALVYLEEHEIDILFTDIRMNGMDGLELAEQVRAMGRPIKVVFMSAYGEFEYAQRAIDLNAIRYILKPVEVSEFLKVISQVILLCEEERQDRNRRDKLEAAYSRDIRYEKQKRVTELIHGKIGEDAAACYPAPQVTAIPFVGGDKAVHMIMLDTRSRFFDLHDLELERGLKDLIVVPFELVHLNEFQSLLLVADKEENTPAEDGEGAIDSVGLRRLGQSLVRWFRDAHEREMTVVLGGLLDGKVPFDERFSEMEEVLETKFFYDEGVVLPTVKPASETENGNEMYDIEKALSVLSEHIHRGRYDLAKPRLAGLIDEMQNSDRYPVMYIKYVCVEIVKTLFDASSRKEPNRFKQHLDLIYKTAKLSDLKAIMLSVVEGSEPEAGAGGSDSARKAIEDVVRMIESEYGTDLSLDSLAERVYLSPSYLSHLFSRHKGISINKYMTQYRMERARQLLLTTNRKIIQISRDVGYANVPYFSSLFKAHYGRTPTQYREGAGT, encoded by the coding sequence ATGTGGAAAATGCTAGTTGTGGACGACGATAAATTCGAACGGGACGGCGTTAAGTTCCTGGTTGATAAATACGGCCTGCAGTTGGAACTCATAGAAGCGGACAGCGGCGAAGAAGCGCTTGTTTACCTCGAGGAGCATGAGATCGACATTTTATTTACCGACATTCGGATGAATGGGATGGACGGTCTGGAACTGGCGGAACAGGTCAGAGCGATGGGCAGGCCGATCAAAGTCGTTTTCATGAGCGCCTATGGTGAATTCGAGTATGCGCAGCGGGCGATCGATTTGAACGCGATTCGCTATATTTTAAAACCGGTGGAGGTTAGCGAGTTTCTAAAGGTGATCTCCCAAGTCATTCTTTTGTGCGAGGAAGAACGGCAAGACAGGAATCGGCGCGATAAGTTGGAAGCGGCCTACAGCCGTGATATTCGCTATGAAAAGCAGAAAAGAGTTACGGAGCTTATTCACGGTAAAATCGGCGAGGACGCAGCAGCGTGTTATCCAGCACCGCAGGTAACGGCCATTCCTTTTGTCGGCGGAGACAAGGCCGTGCATATGATCATGCTGGATACGCGCAGCCGCTTTTTCGATTTGCACGACCTGGAGTTGGAACGCGGCTTGAAAGACTTAATCGTTGTCCCTTTTGAACTGGTGCATCTGAACGAGTTTCAAAGTTTGCTGCTGGTAGCGGACAAGGAAGAAAATACGCCCGCCGAAGACGGAGAAGGGGCTATCGATTCTGTCGGTCTGCGTCGGCTTGGCCAGTCTTTAGTCCGTTGGTTTCGGGACGCGCATGAGAGGGAGATGACGGTCGTTCTCGGCGGTTTGCTGGACGGGAAGGTCCCGTTTGACGAGCGGTTCAGCGAAATGGAAGAGGTTTTGGAAACGAAGTTTTTCTACGATGAGGGCGTCGTGCTGCCGACTGTAAAACCGGCTTCGGAGACGGAGAACGGCAATGAAATGTATGATATCGAGAAGGCGCTTTCAGTCTTGTCGGAACATATTCATCGAGGCAGGTACGACTTGGCAAAGCCGCGACTTGCAGGATTAATCGACGAGATGCAGAACAGTGACCGCTACCCGGTGATGTACATCAAATATGTTTGTGTGGAAATCGTCAAAACGCTATTTGACGCTTCATCCCGTAAGGAGCCGAACCGCTTCAAGCAGCATCTCGATCTCATCTACAAGACGGCCAAACTGAGTGATTTAAAGGCCATTATGCTCAGCGTTGTGGAGGGAAGCGAGCCGGAGGCAGGTGCCGGCGGTTCCGACTCCGCGCGCAAAGCGATCGAGGACGTAGTCCGCATGATCGAAAGCGAGTACGGCACCGATCTGTCGCTCGATTCGTTGGCGGAGCGGGTCTATTTGTCGCCCAGTTATTTAAGCCATCTGTTCAGCCGGCATAAAGGCATCAGCATCAACAAATATATGACCCAGTACCGGATGGAGCGAGCGCGCCAATTGCTGTTGACGACTAATCGCAAAATCATCCAAATCAGCCGCGATGTCGGCTATGCCAACGTGCCGTACTTCAGTTCGCTGTTTAAGGCGCATTATGGCCGAACGCCAACGCAGTACCGAGAAGGAGCCGGTACATGA
- a CDS encoding MarR family transcriptional regulator → MMNTLETIKWLVHDQVVHFVHLSEQRIESEQDKIFRYAQEQQLESIPRHLTSVHVIDCIGNNEPINNTTLAEKMNLSKAGITKISGKLLEEGYIHRRQLNDNKKEVYFSLTVKGKQVFELHKQLHKLEEKRFMQLLDSFKEAELHVILRFLQSVSTHWAKEEPE, encoded by the coding sequence ATGATGAATACATTGGAGACGATCAAATGGCTGGTCCATGATCAGGTTGTTCATTTTGTGCATCTGAGCGAGCAAAGGATCGAATCGGAGCAGGACAAGATTTTTCGTTATGCGCAGGAGCAGCAATTGGAGTCGATCCCACGTCATTTGACTAGCGTGCACGTGATCGACTGTATCGGCAACAACGAGCCGATCAACAATACGACGCTTGCAGAGAAGATGAACTTGTCCAAGGCCGGAATTACCAAAATCAGCGGGAAGCTGTTGGAGGAAGGTTATATCCATCGAAGGCAACTGAATGATAATAAGAAGGAAGTCTACTTCAGTCTGACGGTGAAGGGAAAACAAGTTTTTGAGCTCCATAAACAGCTTCACAAGCTGGAGGAGAAGAGGTTTATGCAGTTGCTTGATTCGTTTAAGGAAGCGGAATTACACGTTATTCTGCGATTTTTGCAAAGTGTATCCACGCATTGGGCTAAGGAAGAACCGGAGTAA
- a CDS encoding MDR family MFS transporter, which translates to MKQSNVMNTQEQQTQQPLKLIPLIVAIFMGNFLSLLNSNTINIALPVLQKEFATNLSVVQWTLTGFMLALGTFAPTAGYFGERFSYKRLYIFALFGVTVASVLCALSWNAPMLITFRIIQGAFCGIIVPASMTMIFQIIPRHQQSVAMSIWIASSIMAPAIGPSYAGWLIQHGSWTWIFWTNVPLGLLAIVVAVFFIPYYRLKVPKGFDVWGLLTVIAASSLLLITLSQGSVWGWGSANTLLCLGGGLLALSLFLWREMSIESPLLQLKVFLNRRFTLTVILLCIVMINFFSGMLLVPVYLQNVQGHSPLDTGIILLPSTLAMAIMSLVVGRLYKVVGPKPLLFVGVLLMIVGNLPLAWLQVDSSSAYTLLWMTIRSLGLALVLMPATTAGMEEITHEYIGHASSIQNWLRNVFVSFGVALFTTLLSSRTAVHAARLKEDAGPNLVHLSTTMGINDLNILSTLIVVLALPFVFAIRSKRKKERAMDGALSDPLR; encoded by the coding sequence ATGAAACAATCGAATGTAATGAACACGCAAGAGCAACAAACTCAGCAGCCCCTAAAGCTTATACCATTAATTGTAGCGATTTTCATGGGAAACTTCCTTTCGCTGTTGAATAGCAATACGATTAATATAGCTCTGCCGGTCTTGCAAAAAGAATTTGCAACCAACTTAAGCGTCGTGCAATGGACATTGACAGGCTTTATGTTGGCGCTTGGCACGTTCGCGCCTACAGCTGGCTATTTCGGCGAACGCTTCAGTTACAAGCGATTGTATATTTTCGCCTTGTTCGGCGTGACGGTTGCCTCTGTTCTGTGTGCCTTGTCTTGGAACGCGCCGATGCTGATCACATTTCGCATAATTCAGGGTGCATTCTGCGGTATTATTGTGCCCGCGTCGATGACTATGATATTCCAGATCATACCGAGACACCAACAGTCTGTCGCCATGAGTATCTGGATTGCCTCTTCGATCATGGCGCCAGCCATTGGACCTAGTTATGCAGGTTGGCTTATCCAGCACGGATCCTGGACATGGATTTTCTGGACCAATGTACCGCTCGGGTTGCTTGCAATCGTTGTTGCCGTTTTCTTCATTCCTTACTATCGTCTGAAAGTCCCGAAGGGTTTCGATGTATGGGGGCTTCTGACAGTGATCGCTGCAAGCTCACTGCTGCTAATCACGTTGTCGCAAGGCTCAGTTTGGGGATGGGGATCGGCCAATACGCTGCTTTGTCTGGGAGGCGGACTGTTGGCGCTTTCGCTGTTTCTCTGGCGTGAGATGTCCATCGAGTCGCCACTACTACAGCTCAAAGTATTTCTGAACCGGCGCTTCACGTTGACGGTCATATTGTTGTGTATCGTAATGATCAACTTTTTTTCGGGCATGCTCCTCGTTCCCGTCTACCTGCAAAATGTTCAGGGACATTCGCCGCTTGATACAGGGATCATTCTGTTACCTTCTACACTAGCCATGGCTATTATGTCCTTGGTTGTCGGTAGACTGTATAAAGTGGTTGGCCCCAAGCCACTACTATTTGTTGGTGTACTGTTGATGATCGTAGGAAATCTGCCGCTGGCGTGGCTTCAAGTCGACAGCTCATCTGCTTATACGCTCTTATGGATGACGATCCGCAGTTTAGGTTTGGCTCTAGTGCTTATGCCTGCGACGACGGCTGGGATGGAGGAGATTACCCACGAGTACATCGGCCATGCCTCCTCCATTCAGAACTGGCTTCGGAATGTATTCGTATCGTTCGGTGTAGCTCTTTTCACCACGCTGCTATCTTCACGTACTGCAGTTCACGCCGCTAGGTTGAAAGAGGACGCCGGACCGAACTTGGTCCACCTGTCCACCACGATGGGCATCAACGATTTGAACATTTTATCAACGCTTATTGTCGTTCTGGCTCTACCATTTGTTTTTGCAATTCGCTCAAAGCGGAAGAAGGAACGGGCAATGGACGGTGCTTTGAGCGATCCCTTACGATAA
- the sufB gene encoding Fe-S cluster assembly protein SufB: MAKEMVELGEYQYGFKDAHQAVFQSGKGLTREIVATISEMKGEPGWMLDFRLKSLDLFQSMPMPAWGGDLRALDFNDIQYYVKPSEKQGKTWEEVPIEIKQTFDKLGIPEAEQKFLAGVSAQYESEVVYHSIQKELEEQGVIFTDTDTALREHPDLLRQYFGTIIPPSDNKFAALNSAVWSGGSFVYVPKGIKCEVPLQAYFRINSENMGQFERTLIITEEDSFVHYVEGCTAPIYSTNSLHSAVVEIICKRNSRARYTTIQNWAPNIYNMVTKRAVAEENATMEWVDGNIGSKLTMKYPSVLLKGRGAKGSVLSIAVAGKGQHQDAGAKMIHLAPDTTSTIISKSISKHGGKVTYRGLASFGRKASGAKSNIKCDTLILDNESTSDTIPYNEIMNDNVTLEHEATVSKVSEDQLFYLMSRGLSEDEATQMIVMGFIEPFTKELPMEYAVEMNRLIKLEMEGSIG, from the coding sequence ATGGCCAAGGAAATGGTGGAGCTGGGAGAATATCAGTATGGCTTCAAAGATGCGCATCAAGCGGTGTTTCAATCCGGCAAGGGACTAACTCGTGAGATTGTTGCCACCATATCGGAGATGAAGGGTGAACCCGGCTGGATGCTCGACTTTCGACTGAAGTCGCTAGATTTGTTTCAAAGTATGCCGATGCCTGCATGGGGCGGCGATCTGCGAGCACTGGATTTCAATGATATCCAATATTATGTCAAGCCTTCCGAGAAGCAGGGAAAAACCTGGGAGGAAGTGCCGATTGAGATTAAGCAAACCTTTGACAAGCTTGGTATACCGGAAGCGGAGCAGAAGTTTCTTGCCGGAGTGTCGGCCCAGTATGAATCCGAAGTCGTCTATCACAGCATCCAGAAAGAACTGGAGGAACAAGGGGTCATCTTCACAGACACGGATACGGCTCTTCGCGAGCACCCGGATCTGCTGCGCCAATATTTTGGCACCATTATTCCCCCGAGCGATAATAAATTTGCTGCACTTAACAGTGCGGTATGGTCAGGAGGAAGCTTTGTCTATGTCCCGAAAGGGATAAAATGCGAGGTCCCTTTGCAAGCTTATTTCCGCATCAATTCGGAGAACATGGGACAATTTGAAAGGACACTCATTATTACAGAAGAAGACAGCTTTGTGCATTATGTAGAAGGCTGCACGGCACCGATTTACAGCACGAACTCGCTCCATAGTGCCGTTGTGGAAATTATCTGTAAGAGAAATTCCCGTGCGCGATATACAACCATTCAAAATTGGGCTCCCAACATTTATAACATGGTGACAAAGCGGGCGGTAGCCGAAGAAAACGCAACAATGGAATGGGTGGACGGCAATATTGGCTCCAAGCTAACGATGAAATACCCTTCCGTATTGTTAAAAGGACGTGGCGCCAAAGGTTCTGTGCTCTCGATTGCGGTAGCCGGCAAAGGACAGCATCAAGACGCCGGGGCTAAAATGATTCACCTGGCTCCGGATACAACATCGACTATCATATCGAAATCAATCAGCAAGCACGGTGGTAAAGTCACGTACCGCGGTCTGGCTTCTTTCGGACGAAAAGCTTCCGGAGCTAAGTCGAACATCAAATGCGACACGCTCATTCTCGATAATGAGTCCACGTCAGATACGATCCCCTATAACGAGATCATGAACGACAATGTCACGCTTGAACACGAAGCAACCGTCTCCAAGGTATCCGAGGACCAGCTCTTCTACTTGATGAGCCGCGGCCTGTCCGAAGACGAAGCGACCCAGATGATTGTAATGGGTTTCATCGAGCCGTTCACGAAAGAACTGCCCATGGAATATGCGGTTGAGATGAACAGACTCATCAAGCTGGAGATGGAAGGCAGTATAGGGTAA
- the sufD gene encoding Fe-S cluster assembly protein SufD, with protein MTMYSAENQGSGQLPYEAEPDWLTILRKRGLDAAGNLQLPKLEKTNLQRWPLQQQGICRMPELAMSLDELPKSIKKWVYSDNLLVQRNSGPLIKHLSEGLQKQGMILTDLETAAQQYPELVKPYFMQAVQTEENLLTAQHAAHWRGGAFIYIPEGVHVETPLQTLFYVDESDTLFMPHVLVIAEDHSSVTLVENTMSSLDKSVAVNQAIMEVFVGEGATVNVVSLHQLERDSIDLTYRRAIVEQDGRVNWLIGEMNWGKSMSDTASVLKGEGAGSDIKSILVGSGSQTMNITARTVHFGKNSPSDMVIRGVMREQSTAILNGITKIEKGASGANGQQTEKILMLHPEARGDANPILLIDEDDVKAGHAASVGQVNSEQLYYMMSRGISRVEAERLIVYGFLAPVVAEVPLEGVATQMQALVEQKLGQIKE; from the coding sequence ATGACAATGTACAGTGCAGAGAACCAGGGTTCAGGGCAACTACCATATGAAGCGGAACCGGATTGGCTGACCATCTTGAGGAAGAGAGGATTGGATGCCGCCGGCAACTTGCAGCTGCCCAAGCTTGAAAAGACGAATCTGCAGCGTTGGCCTTTACAGCAGCAAGGTATTTGCCGTATGCCAGAGCTGGCGATGTCTCTAGATGAACTGCCGAAATCCATAAAAAAATGGGTGTATTCGGACAATCTGCTGGTACAGCGGAATTCAGGCCCATTAATCAAGCACCTGTCAGAAGGGTTACAGAAGCAAGGAATGATTCTGACCGATTTGGAAACAGCGGCACAGCAGTATCCGGAACTTGTAAAGCCTTATTTCATGCAAGCCGTGCAGACAGAAGAGAATCTTCTTACGGCGCAGCATGCCGCGCACTGGAGGGGCGGAGCTTTTATTTACATTCCTGAGGGGGTACATGTAGAGACCCCGCTGCAGACGCTATTTTATGTAGACGAATCCGATACGCTCTTTATGCCGCATGTTTTAGTGATAGCCGAGGATCACAGTTCCGTAACGCTGGTGGAGAATACAATGTCCTCACTAGATAAGAGTGTGGCGGTGAATCAAGCCATTATGGAAGTATTCGTAGGCGAAGGTGCAACCGTCAATGTGGTGTCATTGCACCAACTGGAAAGAGACTCGATCGACCTGACTTATCGGCGTGCAATCGTTGAACAAGACGGAAGAGTGAACTGGTTGATTGGCGAAATGAACTGGGGCAAGTCGATGAGCGATACAGCATCGGTACTCAAAGGCGAAGGGGCTGGTTCGGATATAAAGTCAATCCTGGTGGGATCCGGCAGTCAGACGATGAATATCACAGCCCGGACGGTTCATTTTGGTAAGAATTCTCCAAGCGATATGGTAATCAGGGGGGTGATGAGAGAGCAGTCAACGGCGATATTGAATGGAATCACCAAAATTGAGAAGGGGGCAAGCGGGGCGAACGGTCAGCAGACAGAAAAAATATTGATGCTGCATCCCGAAGCGCGCGGCGACGCCAATCCGATCCTGTTGATTGATGAAGACGATGTGAAAGCCGGTCACGCCGCCAGTGTCGGACAAGTCAATTCGGAACAACTGTATTATATGATGTCCAGAGGCATAAGCCGCGTAGAAGCCGAGCGGTTAATCGTGTATGGTTTCCTCGCTCCCGTCGTGGCCGAAGTACCGCTGGAAGGTGTAGCCACTCAGATGCAAGCGCTGGTGGAACAAAAGCTGGGGCAAATCAAGGAATAG
- the sufC gene encoding Fe-S cluster assembly ATPase SufC encodes MTVRLAIEQLKAAVEGKEILKGLSLTVNGGEIHVVMGPNGTGKSTLASALMGHPKYEVTEGIVTLNGEDLLEMEVDERARAGLFLAMQYPSEITGVTNSDFMRSAINVKREEGQEISLIKFVRMMEASMQTLEMNPEFMHRYLNEGFSGGEKKRNEILQMMMLEPSMVILDEIDSGLDIDALRIVAEGVNALRSADRGFLIITHYQRLLNYIKPDFVHVMMQGTIVKSGGPELAERLEADGYEWIKEELGITEEAAAPDKEESFQIPMQTKSPRI; translated from the coding sequence ATGACAGTGAGACTTGCGATTGAACAATTGAAGGCGGCAGTAGAAGGGAAAGAAATCTTGAAAGGTCTGAGCCTTACGGTAAATGGCGGAGAAATTCATGTCGTGATGGGACCGAATGGAACAGGGAAGAGTACATTGGCCTCGGCTTTGATGGGGCACCCCAAGTATGAAGTGACGGAGGGGATTGTTACGCTGAACGGAGAAGATCTGTTAGAGATGGAAGTGGATGAAAGGGCACGCGCGGGATTGTTTCTGGCCATGCAATATCCGAGTGAGATCACGGGGGTAACAAATTCCGATTTCATGCGTAGTGCGATCAATGTAAAGCGTGAAGAAGGCCAGGAAATCTCGTTGATCAAATTTGTGCGGATGATGGAAGCAAGCATGCAGACGCTGGAGATGAATCCGGAATTTATGCATCGTTACTTGAACGAGGGCTTTTCCGGAGGGGAGAAAAAGCGAAATGAAATTTTGCAAATGATGATGCTTGAGCCTTCTATGGTCATTCTGGATGAAATCGACTCCGGTCTGGATATTGATGCATTGCGCATCGTTGCTGAAGGGGTCAATGCTTTACGCAGTGCAGACCGCGGATTTTTAATTATTACGCACTATCAGCGCCTGCTTAATTATATCAAGCCTGACTTCGTACACGTGATGATGCAAGGAACCATCGTAAAGTCCGGGGGGCCCGAATTAGCGGAGCGGTTAGAAGCGGACGGATATGAGTGGATCAAAGAAGAGCTGGGTATTACAGAGGAAGCTGCGGCGCCGGACAAAGAAGAGTCGTTTCAAATTCCGATGCAAACCAAATCACCGCGTATCTGA
- a CDS encoding ArsR/SmtB family transcription factor has translation MKKDKEILHDHGQDLSHALKQMPDVEYFLDGATVFQQLCDGSRLRILWLLCHCEECGNNISAALGMSAASVSHHLKLLKLHGLIKSRRAGKEVYYSLADNERARMVHQMIDDFFQMTCPKKGLADHNLNR, from the coding sequence ATGAAAAAAGATAAGGAAATACTTCACGACCATGGACAAGATTTAAGCCATGCTTTAAAGCAAATGCCTGATGTGGAATATTTTCTGGACGGAGCCACTGTCTTTCAACAGCTATGCGATGGCTCACGTTTGCGAATCCTTTGGTTACTCTGTCATTGCGAGGAGTGTGGAAACAATATTTCAGCCGCTCTTGGCATGAGTGCCGCGTCTGTTTCTCATCACTTGAAATTGCTGAAGCTCCATGGTCTCATCAAAAGCAGACGTGCGGGGAAAGAAGTTTATTATTCTCTTGCCGACAATGAAAGGGCACGTATGGTTCATCAAATGATCGATGATTTTTTTCAAATGACTTGTCCGAAAAAAGGACTTGCAGATCACAACCTCAATCGATAA
- a CDS encoding heavy metal translocating P-type ATPase — MSKKEVKQLVRILIASVGFVAALLLKLEGIAEFLLYFATYLIVGGDIIWKAVRNISRGQVFDENFLMSVATIGAFCLGEYSEGIAVMLFYQVGELFQSYAVSKSRRSISELMDIRPDYANVLRNGEMIQVDPEEVQVNEIVVVKPGERIPLDGVVTDGFSAIDTSALTGESVPREVHAGEHVISGCINQTGKLTIQVNKVYSQSTVAKILELVENSSDKKSKSENFITKFARYYTPIVVFAAVILATIPPLITGQSFGMWVERALTFLVISCPCALVISVPLSFFGGIGGASKSGVLVKGSNYLEALARTEMVVFDKTGTLTKGSFVVSEMHSDKMTDQELLELAAYAEDYSNHPIAQSIKKTFGRTIDSSRIKDIEEIAGHGVKSVIDGKVVLAGNAKLMKRERIFYKDKKLVGTVVHLAVNNEYMGYILIEDEIKEDAPHAIAALRSAGIKQTIMLTGDADAVGKKVAATLKLDKAYTELLPADKVERMEELMKEKSTHGKLAFVGDGINDAPVLARADIGIAMGGLGSDAAIEAADVVIMTDEPSKIATVMKISKKTLRIVKQNIIFALGVKGIVLVLGALGITTMWGAVFADVGVSVIAIINAIRALNVKKLNTRKTAVREQDERVLA; from the coding sequence ATGTCAAAAAAGGAAGTAAAACAGTTAGTACGTATCCTTATTGCATCTGTTGGTTTCGTAGCGGCACTACTGCTAAAGTTAGAGGGCATCGCTGAATTCCTGCTATATTTCGCCACATATCTCATCGTTGGAGGAGACATCATTTGGAAAGCGGTGAGAAACATTTCGCGAGGACAAGTCTTCGACGAGAACTTCTTGATGTCAGTGGCCACGATCGGAGCATTTTGTCTTGGTGAGTATTCGGAAGGTATTGCCGTTATGCTGTTTTATCAGGTGGGCGAACTGTTCCAATCCTATGCCGTTTCAAAATCCCGCAGGTCCATCTCCGAACTGATGGATATTCGTCCCGACTATGCCAATGTGCTAAGAAATGGGGAAATGATACAGGTCGACCCAGAAGAAGTACAAGTTAATGAAATCGTTGTTGTGAAGCCTGGCGAGCGAATTCCTCTGGATGGAGTTGTTACTGACGGTTTTTCCGCAATCGACACTTCAGCTCTTACGGGTGAGTCAGTTCCGCGGGAAGTACATGCTGGAGAACATGTGATTAGCGGCTGCATCAACCAAACCGGTAAACTGACCATTCAAGTGAACAAAGTATACAGCCAGTCCACGGTAGCAAAAATACTGGAGCTGGTTGAGAATTCTTCCGACAAAAAGAGCAAAAGTGAAAACTTTATTACAAAATTCGCTCGATATTATACCCCGATCGTTGTTTTCGCGGCGGTCATTTTGGCCACCATTCCACCGCTTATCACGGGTCAGTCATTCGGTATGTGGGTTGAACGAGCGCTGACCTTCCTTGTCATTTCCTGTCCCTGTGCTTTGGTTATCTCGGTACCTCTCAGCTTTTTCGGCGGAATCGGCGGGGCATCCAAATCCGGCGTTTTGGTGAAGGGCAGCAACTATCTTGAGGCTTTGGCTAGAACAGAGATGGTCGTATTTGATAAAACCGGTACGCTGACAAAAGGCAGCTTCGTCGTCAGTGAGATGCATTCCGATAAAATGACCGATCAGGAGTTATTGGAATTGGCGGCATATGCGGAGGATTACTCCAACCATCCCATCGCACAGAGCATCAAGAAGACATTTGGCAGAACCATTGATTCCTCCCGCATCAAAGATATCGAAGAAATCGCCGGCCATGGCGTGAAATCTGTGATCGATGGCAAAGTCGTGTTGGCGGGCAACGCCAAGCTCATGAAACGTGAACGTATATTCTACAAAGATAAGAAACTTGTAGGTACCGTAGTTCATCTGGCTGTAAACAATGAGTACATGGGATATATCCTCATTGAGGATGAAATTAAGGAGGACGCCCCGCACGCTATCGCAGCTTTGAGATCGGCAGGAATCAAGCAGACCATCATGCTGACCGGTGATGCCGATGCCGTAGGGAAAAAGGTTGCCGCTACGCTCAAACTGGACAAAGCATATACTGAACTATTGCCTGCGGATAAAGTTGAACGAATGGAAGAATTAATGAAGGAGAAGAGCACCCACGGAAAACTGGCCTTTGTCGGTGACGGCATCAATGACGCACCCGTTCTTGCTCGCGCCGATATCGGCATAGCCATGGGCGGCTTGGGTTCCGATGCGGCGATCGAAGCTGCGGATGTTGTGATCATGACCGATGAGCCATCCAAAATCGCCACAGTGATGAAGATAAGCAAAAAGACGCTCCGTATCGTCAAACAAAACATCATTTTTGCTCTGGGTGTCAAAGGCATTGTACTGGTTCTGGGAGCGCTTGGCATTACAACCATGTGGGGAGCCGTATTCGCTGATGTTGGAGTATCCGTCATTGCAATTATCAACGCAATCCGAGCACTCAACGTTAAAAAACTCAATACGCGAAAAACAGCAGTCCGAGAACAAGATGAAAGAGTGCTGGCTTAA
- a CDS encoding cation transporter has product MKKTYKLRNLDCANCAAKIENGIRKLTDVTEVKVNFMGQRMILEAPEDKFNAVLEESKKIIKKLEPDVSIDA; this is encoded by the coding sequence ATGAAAAAGACCTATAAGCTGAGAAATCTGGATTGTGCGAATTGTGCAGCGAAGATCGAAAATGGTATTCGCAAGTTGACTGATGTTACTGAGGTTAAAGTTAACTTTATGGGACAAAGGATGATTTTGGAGGCTCCAGAGGATAAATTCAACGCCGTTCTTGAAGAATCCAAGAAGATCATAAAAAAACTCGAACCGGATGTATCCATTGATGCTTAG
- a CDS encoding helix-turn-helix domain-containing protein has protein sequence MEEFALSHISTGTIVARNHDHNVYQLAPKHGQGTASVHAVMPGVEVISLNFQTSRYIPTIHSKRNILELNHCKEGRAECKMNDGCLQYIGEGDLFMNTMSNHSQCIELPLGYYKGINITIDLEKFAGHLSEYLPDFPIDVPEIAHRFFLNDACFFIQAKEEIQHIFCGMYSVPIEARTTYFRLKVLEILIYLYYFDVVSEKQKTIYARQQVDIIKQIKKKMIQNLEQRFTIEELAQQYCISPTVLKTTFKGVYGVSIAAYMKEYRIRQAASMLHKTQKSIGDIALAVGYKSQSKFGAAFKEIYEMSPLEYRSKH, from the coding sequence ATGGAGGAATTTGCTCTTTCACATATCAGTACAGGAACGATTGTAGCACGGAACCATGATCATAATGTTTACCAGTTGGCTCCTAAGCATGGGCAAGGTACTGCCTCCGTTCATGCTGTAATGCCTGGTGTTGAAGTGATTAGCTTAAACTTTCAGACGAGTCGGTATATACCAACCATTCACTCCAAGCGCAACATACTGGAATTAAATCACTGTAAAGAAGGACGAGCCGAGTGTAAAATGAACGACGGGTGCCTGCAATATATAGGCGAAGGTGATTTGTTCATGAACACAATGAGCAACCACAGTCAATGTATTGAACTTCCATTGGGTTACTATAAAGGGATAAACATTACGATTGATTTGGAAAAGTTTGCAGGACACTTATCGGAATATCTGCCTGATTTTCCAATTGATGTTCCAGAAATAGCTCATCGCTTTTTTTTAAACGATGCGTGCTTTTTTATTCAAGCAAAGGAAGAGATCCAGCATATCTTCTGTGGTATGTATTCGGTTCCTATAGAGGCCAGAACCACTTATTTCCGCCTTAAAGTACTCGAGATTTTAATATATCTTTATTATTTTGATGTCGTCAGCGAGAAACAAAAGACCATTTATGCCCGACAGCAAGTTGATATTATCAAACAGATTAAAAAGAAAATGATCCAAAATCTTGAACAAAGATTTACGATTGAAGAACTAGCACAGCAATACTGTATCAGTCCTACTGTACTCAAGACCACTTTCAAAGGAGTATATGGCGTCTCCATCGCGGCATATATGAAAGAGTATCGTATCAGGCAGGCAGCTTCTATGTTACATAAGACTCAAAAAAGTATCGGGGATATTGCTCTGGCGGTGGGATACAAAAGTCAGAGTAAATTCGGAGCTGCTTTTAAAGAGATTTATGAAATGAGTCCTCTCGAATACCGAAGCAAACATTAA